The genome window AACCTCGTGTCGAACGAAATCCTTTGCATCATTAAGCCGTTTTCGGTTTTCCTCTGACAACCAATCTGGGCCGATTATCACAAGGATTACTTCTGCCGAGTCAAGCGCGTTTTGAATTGCAATCGGGAAATCCTCTCCAGACTCAATCCCTGACTGATCGTAGAAGATATCTTCGGCGTCAAACAATTGGGTCAGACGGTCGTAGAGGCGGCCTGTGTAGCCGCCTGTGTCTTTTCTGCGATAACTGATGAAAATTGATGTCGATGCCGACCCCACGTCGCGTATTTCACCTGAATCGCTCACAACATCCCCTCCATCTTCCCCAAATACCGCTTCTTCAGCTCATCAACAAAACGCAGCATAACCGGCTGATTCTCAAACTTTTCCCCGATGCACCATTCAAGCGCATGAACGCCTTTTCTAATCCGGTCATTGAGTTGCGAAGTAAGCTTATCAGCCTTGGCGGAACCGACACCAGAGACGATCAGATCCTTGACCCCGCTGATTACTCCGTAGGTTTCGACAATCAATGAGGCCAATGAATTAATTACCTTTCCGGTACGCCGCGCCCGCTTCTGGCGTAGCCGGTTGGGGAGTTCTGCCTCGATAGCACGCAAATACTCGCTGTGCAACTCCTGCTCGTATTCCAGCAGTTCATCCATCAGCAACACAAGCCGTTCGGGATCGTTCAGGGTCAGACCATCCTTGGTGCGCTGCTGGATCAGGTTGTATTTCCTGATGAAATGCTCATCGTTCGCGATGCGATGCAGGTGGATTGTATCCACAATGGTCAGCGCATCGAGGAAGTCGGTGGGAAAATGGGTGGAAGTCGCGGTTTTAACCGTATCTATGAATATCTTGAAGAATATTTCATGCTCCGTGAGAGAAACGGTTTTTTCTTCCAAGTCGGTGAAACTGAAATCGATAATGTTCTCCTGGGGCAAGACTCCCTCGGATTGAACAGCCTTGGCGCCGGAAAGATAGTAGAGAAAATCGGCATAGGCATTGACAATTTTACGGAAGTGGAGATTACCGTGCCGCTGGGTTGCGAGGTAGATCGCCCCGCGGCTTAAAGTGGGCAAATTTTCAAGTTCACGGCAGATGATTTCCGGGACTGTCAGACCCTGGCGTTGCAGATGAATGGTGACAAGACTATTGCCATCGCGCAAATCGCCAATTAGGCGCTTTTTGAGCCAACCGCTGGTATCACCCGGATGCCAGCGCACCGGCAGGGCAGACTCATCAAGCAACTGTGCCATCTCCTGCTGCTCGGCTCCCAGGTACAACTCGCGCTCACTATTCTCCTCGGCATGCTGCTTTGCTTCCAGGAATGCGCCGCACGAAGCATAGTCGTCTCTGAGCGCCGGCACAATGATCCGTTCGCTAAACAGCTCCGGATATGGAAGGAGCAGCTCTCTGGCAAGCTCCGATTCCAGAAGATGCGACGTAGCAATCACCATGTGCCCCTTGGTCAAGGCGAGAAGCTTCATTTTCCGCTCAAGGGAGCGGACTATTTCCTCGACGTCTTCCTCCGCCCATGCTACCTGGCTGTAAGTTGCCCGATCAAATTCGGTGAAGTAGACGCGATTGGAGTTCAGTTGTTCGGGCTGCATAGGATTAATAACCACCAGTTTCTTTTCCAAATATTAATAACCAAGTTGCCGATAAACTTCATCTTTGTAATGGTAATTACCTGATTCCTTCATTTTGTAATTCTCCAAGGCATAGGCAATGATCTTGGGTGAATACGGGACAAAGATTGCTCCAATATCTCGAATAACTGGTGGGCATGTCTTTTCGACTACCTGACGTGCTCCATCAAGATTAACTCCGATTATCGTACATCCCTTTTCAATAGCAATTTCAGCTTCCCATCGAACGTACTTATATTTGTTGCGCGTATCCTCACCAATTAACATCACGTATTTGCCCGCCATATTGATCCTCTCTCGGCATTTACGCTTTATGTAGACTTCGTCTTCTGAATTGATCTCAGAAGAAAGCTGGAAGTCGGAAAAATTGAAATCAATATGCTCATGTTCCTTCCAGGCCAGCATCAGCCGGTAATTGCGAATGTCGGTACTGCTGAAACCTATGAAAGTTCTTGGAAGTCCCATAATATGCCCCTTTCAAACCTTGTTGAGCGCGACTTATTGCCACTTGAATAGTTGGCCTGCATCCAGTCGACAAAGCATCGGTATTTATGCGTGTAGAGCTATTCGTAAAGGTTCTTAGTATATGTTTGACCGTCGTACCCTGGAGGTCTGTCTGGCTCGTGTCGGCTGCAGACAAAAAACTTTGTAACCAAAAGCCAGTCAACCTTTCTCAAATTTCAAAGTTATCACATTCAATCCTTTTGACTTACTTCTCAACCAAGAATATCTGAGAGGGATCAACGTCTTCGCGACAGCATAATTGGGGAATTTGCTCCTCCGGTACTTTGGTAAATTTCAGGGCGGTGCTTGCCTGGGCTATGGCATCTTTAAGAGAGCGCCCAGAGGCAACAGCCTGATAGAAGATGCCATAAAATGTCGTGGCGTCATTTTCATAAATCTCGGTTTTTACACCGATAGCGCAAGGTACAACCTTTGCAATGGTCGCTGCGCAGCGCAATGAAAAGCAGGTATCGATGACCACAAGCTTTAAACCGTGATCCAGGGATTGGAACATTCCGGCAAGTGCCATATCTGATACGGTAGTCAAACCACCATGATCCGTGCGCATCAGGATGTCGCCGCCGTTTTGCTTCCCGCTAAAATGAAAAACGTCCGGAGCCTCGCGGTTCAATTCCTGAAAGAGCGAATTTACATGCGCTTCAAAGACTCCTTTGAATTTTACGGATTTTGGGAAGCGCGCCTGCTCTATGCTCCGTTCCATTTCCTGTAACTGAGCACGTGGAGAGAGACCACCTACTTGCGGTGCCAGGAAGAGGACTGAAAGAGGCCCCTTGGATGTTGAGATGATAGGTTGTTTGTGCGAGATATCGTCATGCACGGCTCCTGGGAAATCAGGTCTCTTTCGAAAGGTTGGTTCAGCCCCAAGTTTCCGCGTTAATGTAAGGTATGCTTCCACCCCACTCAATAGAGAGTTCCTAGCGTCATCGATGGACTTTCCTACCAAATCAATATAAATCCGATTTTGAAGAAAAATACCAGGGTCACATGGCGCTACTCGTACAGCAAGAAGACGATTTGCGTCGCCAGTTAGCGCAGCATCGAGTTCTTGCTGGCAATACTTGGAACTAAAATATTTTTGAGAAAATAATGCAAGTGTACATTCCGCTTCTGCAGCTTCACGCATTTTTTCAATAAAATTCATACCAGGAGCGAAATCTTTGAACTGAGCGATGCAACGATATCGTGGCTTGGCGTTTTGCAGCTCCCATACAATCCACTGTGCCCACTTCAAATCCTCACCAGTATAACTGACGAAAAAGACACTGTCGTTACGCGGCGGCATATATCCTCCAGTTATGGACCTTCATGAATTCGGCAATCATTCCCTCGGATCCCCCGGGTTAAAATAAATATACGTTTAACAAGTTTATAGCCCTTGCGGAATAGGCCACTGGAGTTGAGTACAAATCTTTCTGATGATTGGCGGCGCATTGAAGCCAACCGGTCCGCTTTGATTATCTGCATTTGTGATAAAAATAGGAATTCCTCCTGCGTATCCAAAAGGCTTCACCGCCAATATCGGTTTGCAAAAATCCTTTGCGGCTTGAACCTCAAACTGGCACCATTCGCTATATGTCGCCATGCGGGCAAAAATAATGAAATAATTACACTGCCTCACCTGTTCCCTCAAAGCTGCCTTGAGTTGATTCTTTCGGTTTACATCAAGAGGGTTATGCTCTGGCACAGAATAATTGTGATGTGGAAGCCCGTATTTATTGAGTTTGTCAACCAAACTGTGGTAATCGTTTTGATAGTCCCAACGGTGGCTGATGAAAATGTTTGGTTTCGGCATGTTAGTTACCTCTTGATATTCTCGCGATTGATGGACGCATCCTATCTATAGACTTGCAAGCCAGTTTTTTACATAGATTCCACTAGTCTTATTCGGTTCAAATATTGCCGAATTACCGTCATTTGCAGTATCAATTCGCTTGTACAACTGCAAATATTCACTCCCATGGAACTTGCCTGTCGGATCAATTACCGGCACGACTAAGATTTTGTCATGAGGCTTTTTGCCATCGGCAACGCCAATCTCCCATGGCACCCATTTTGAGTCCATAGCGTTCCTGGTGGCCAGAATCAAAAAGTAATGCAGCCTGGTAATGGCACCTTTTATGCGCTCAGCAGTTTCACGATTTGTACTTCCCGGCATGTCTGAATCTTCAATGTCTATATAGATATTGACACCAAAGCTCTTCAAATGATTTTTCAGCCCCTTGGCAAGCTCCTTATCTTTGTGACTGTGGGAAAGAAACATTGTTGTTTTGGCTGTCGAAGCAGATTCGAAAACCTGGCTCGCAGATTTATTGAGTGTATACGATGATGCAAACCCTTTAAGTTGAGATTCTGTAAACACAGACTCCTCCTATCGATTGAATTCCTTTTATTTAGAAGCAGCACGGCAATTCGAGCGTTTTCAATCGCGAGTAGAAGTGGTTACTGATTTACCTGCAAACTGCTTTTAACTTTCTTTAACATCCTTACGACATGGCTATCTTTTGCAAACAAGAGGTAAAAATCGAACTGTGATTTGACCGAATCGATGGTATTGGCATTGCCGTTGAGAGCAAACTGCTCCTTGTAGCTGACGATAATCTCATCAATCCTCTTTTGGGCTTTTCTGTCACTCAAATCCTCCAACAGCAGCAGGAAGAAATCGGCATCAATAACATGAATCGCTGACCAGAAATTGGGATTGTGCTCATTCTCTTCCATGCCAATTTTTCTTGCCTGCTCGACTGTCGCGACGAGGTTGGTCTCATCTACATCAATTCCATTGATATGATGTGCCGCCAACCCCATCGCCCAGTTCAATGCTGCGTAGGAATCAAGTGGATCAAGATCGAGAGCCTTGCCGTACCAGTCAATCATGGACTGCACCGTGCCATCGGCAATGGGGTCCTCACCAAGTTTGGTTTTAGGTTCTATCAACCGTTTGTAAGCGCTCCCAATCAGGCTGCACCTTTCCTTGCTTTCTCCGATCAAGGAGAGCATAGCCTTAAAGGCAGCCACTGCTTCATCGATATCGGCTATTTTTTTACGATGATCCTCCTGAGTGGTACAGATCTGTTTGGCCGTTGAACGAACATTCAAATTAAAAAGCTGCTCAAGTGCCCTGATGCTGCATTGCCCATCGTTACAACGAGCCGCGGCCTTGTAATGCTCAATAGCTGTACCAAAATTTCCTAGGGCTGAATAGGCATCACCCAAAGCATTGCGAACATCTCCGTTATTCACCATCCACTCATGGGGGATCATGCGAGCCATCTGCTCCAGCTCTTGACGAAGCGTTTCACTGTTCAGCAGTTCACCAAAATCATTTTGTTTTTTATCCCTTATCGCCCAGAGATCACACAACACCTCACGCGGCGACAAATAGAATTTACTCCCCGGCGCGCTGTCAGCGCCATTCAGGCGATAGGCAGGATCGCCGTAACACTGATAAGCGGCCCAGGTGTTATTATCTTCACCGGCAGCCTCATTCGCCACGTTACGGGCCGCAGTGACCGCTTCGCCAAAGGATGAGCCTTCAAGCATGCTGGTGTAAAATTTATCTGCAAAGGCATTGGCGGCCACATCATCCACGGCCCAACCGGCCGCTACCACGGCGCGTACCCCCATGCTGATGAATTGTACTGCAAGGCTGGCTGCGAAGAGGTTCCGATTCTCGTTGGTTTTTTCAACCTTCCCCAAAAAACAGCAATTGATGAAGACCAGTTCCGGCACGACGGCCATCTGTTCAACCTCAACCGCAGTCAGAAAGACCGGCTCCTTGTTCTGGGATGCCCCCGATTGAGGCCAGTCCAACACCATCCCGGTAACATAACGGGTTTTCTTCCAGCAATCCGGCTGATTTTGGTTTGTCAATGGGCAATTCGTTTGATTGCGCGTAATCGGATAGTTGTAGATACCATGCCCGGCCAGATGCAGAATGCGGTAATCGTCGGCAAACAGATCCGAGACAATATCAAGCGGGGTTGTGCCTATCTGCGACCTCACCTTGTAGCTGTGCTTATCCAGGATTGACGCCACGGTCCGCCCCTCTTGATTTGCTCCGGGCAACTGCGGAAGTGAGCTATTGTTTGGCAACAGTGGATCGGCAATAACCAGGGCGCGTAGCTGATAGGTACGAGCCGGACGATGGCGGAATTCTTTCAGGGAAAGCTGGCGGACCAGGCCCGAACGCAATGCCAGCGGAATCTTTTTCCCGCGTTCGCCCACATGCATCATCTCCCAGGGATAGCCGGCGGCCTGCTCATCCAACATCATCAGGGTGTTGCCCTGGTCCGGGGCTCGCTCTTTAAGGGCATTGGGGGTAATCAGGTTATAGATTGCCACCATGGCATCCTGTGAAACCGTGGTCTGGGTAACGGACTGTTCCACCAGCCGGTCAACGAGGGCGCGCTGGGTCGGTTGTACCCGCTCTTCGATACGTGCCAATCCGGTCAGTGTGGTGAATTTCATTTCGTCATCATCGTTGATGTCCACCTTGACCCGCTGCCACCAGTCATTCCCATTTTCGCACATGGCGCGACACCGTCCACCGACACCCTGACGAAGCATGGTATCGAAGTCAATATTCCCCAGTACCCCAAGGGAGGCGAATTCCCTTACGGCCCGCAGTGCTTGCAATGACCGATCCTCGTACACCTCCAGGAATTCCAGTTCCCTCAGATAAACCGGATCACCGTCCAGGTCGGTCAGCATGGTGTTGGCGCGACAAGCACCCTCAATTAGAGCACGGACGCTGTCCCGCACCCCCATACCCCAGCCGGCACCACTGCCAATTAGGATGGTGCTGACTGCAAAACCTTCCAGTTTCCCTGTGGTGGTTTTCCGTGCCGTCGGTGTGGTGGCAAATTCAAGCAACGCCCTTGCGAAACCGCTGGACAGCTGGGCTGGTGTGAGATCGCCCACCTGTCCAAGACCGATGACAAGAGCGGCGAACGTTTTATTGTTAGATTCCTGAATAAAGACCTCGCACGTCCCCTCCGGGCCGGGATAGACCCCCAGTTTGTGCCGTCGTGACAAAAGCCCCGCCAAGCGACGATCCAGCACCGCCTCGCCGCCGTTAATGGAATCTCCTACATAATGACCCACCGCCACCGGGTACTTCGCCGCCGCCAGGTCGCCATGACAGACCGTCACCCGGAATCCTTTCACTACGGTTTGCGGCCCTCGTTGCCGGAGCGGTATGAGCTCTCCCCCCATGGCTGCCTGGAGCAGCATGGTCTGATCAGGATAATAGGGAATCATCACGTCGGCCATGACTCCTGCCTTGGCGCTCTCCGCCCGCTGGGTCGGACGGGTTGCCGGCAAGAGGGTTGTCTCCCCCATGCCGATGATCTCGCCCAATCCCTTGAAAGCCTTGTCATAATTGAGCAGGTCGCCATGCTTGGCGTCCACATACCAGACCTTGACGCCGCTGGGTATGCCGGTATCCCAGAGCACCCGGCCATCACCCAGGGGCGAGCTGTCGAAGATAAGCTTGCCGTTCGTGATGGTCAGATTCGAAGGGGTGGAATCGGAGCAGCCAGCCACATAGCGGACAACATCCTTATTCAGGTCAAAATCGAACTCGTCCAACATTTCACGGTTTTCCCGGCACTTAGCCAGCGTTGCCTTATCGGGGACAGGCCAACCGTTTCCATCGGCCTTTTGCCACATTTCCCAACAGTCAGAGTTGAAGCAATTGACTTCACCTGGTTTCGGCAGCATCTCAAGAAAGCCCTCGAATCCCGAGGCGATTTTGAGGATTTCACGTTCGTTGTGATGGAGGTCGATGGTCTTGAGCATGCCGATGATGGAGTCGCGCCCGGTCAGCACATAGGGCACGGTCCACGAGCCGTTGTTGGGGGTTCCTGCCATGACCAGACGATTGCCGGTAACTGCCTTGAAGCGCTCCCACCAGCCATTGCCTTCCCACTTGGCGCTTGAGAGAACAGCCCCCATCCGTACCAGAAGACCACCCATTGAGTGGGCCATGATCCGTACCGGGCGATTGTTTGTCCTGGCGATGTTCAGCACTTGATCCATATAGGTGGCAAACTCTTTCCCTTTTTCTCGCAATGATCTGCGCCAGTCATAGGGGAAATAGAGCACCTCATGGCTAGATGAGAGGAAATCGCCCAGTTTTTTATAGGACATCTTCATCACTCCATCGGTGTCGACGCCAGACGCATCCTCGGTAAGTTTGGAGAATTCCCCCCCGGCAATCTCGCTGAAATCAAGCCAGATCCGATTCTTACCCACCTTCAGGTGCGTACCCATAATCCCCGGTACCAGGACCAAAATCGGCATTTTACCGCCGATTGAAAGGTCTTTGCGCACAAGCGGGTCACCAAATCCCTCACTAATGAAATCAATAGCGATGCCGCGGGCAATTGAATCATCCTTGTGCGGTGCCTGTGCCAGTGGCTTAAATCCGGCACCGCGTGCGTCATCTTGCAACAGGCCATTGGCCAGTTGAGCGGCGGTGATCGGCTGTTTGAAGTAGCTGAAGTGATAAACCTGCGCTCCCTGGGTATAAAAGAACCATCCACAGGGTTCCTGCTTCTTGTTATTGCGAATCGCACCGCCGTACATGGAAGGGGTATTGACCACCACATCGTTCTCGCAACCGTAAAATCCCTCCATAGCCCAGTCCGCCACCGTTCCAAGAATGCCATCGCCGTCGTAATCACCGGCGATCACCCTCAAATCTGAAGCGACTACTACTCCGGGACGATTCAGCAGCCTGACCGTGGCTGATCCGGGCATCATCGCCTCCAAACCAGGCATGACAGTTGGGTCAGTCCGTTCCTTGGCCACCGCCGCTACAAACCAGGTGATATCACTGACCCATTCCAAAACAGTTAAGGACGAAAGTCCCATATTCAGGACCGACAGATAACGATCAAGACGGCCCGAGGCCAGGGTAGTGCCGCGAGCCGGACACGCTACCCGGACGAAACGCTCCACATTAAGCTGTTTTTTCTTCAGCACGTCGGCTAGTTGACGCAAGTCGTTAAGGCTGATTCGTTGGTTCGAAGTCGATAATATATCGAAGTCTGCGTCTTCGAATGGCAACAGCGACTCGCCCTTGGCATCGATGCGGGAGGCACGGCAGAGCAGTTCACCGATCATGCCGCCGCGTGAATGGCTAACCAGATGAAGCCGTGCCCCGATTGGTAGGGCGTTTGCCAAAGCCAAGGCATTGGTGATCGGGCTTTCGGTAAAAGTCTTGTGTTCAAAAGCATAACAGCATCTTGGGTACTGTTGGTTCAAGCGCTTGCGAACATCCTGTTGATCCGTCCAGAGACCTCCAAAACTCCCTTCGGTGCTGGACATGGTTCCATGGATGAAAACCAGCAGTGGAGCATCGCCCGCCGGAAAGCTCGGGGCCGGTTCAAGTTTGAAGTCTCCTGACGAGAGTGGGCAGGTATACAGGCCATTCAATCCTTTTTTCGTGTCGATATAATCGGCAAGTTTTTCCGCCGCCATTTCTACCAGATCGATGCCGATGACCTGCAATCCCTTTACGATCCATTGGAAGATGCCGCGATCCCGCGACTTGCCTGGCAGAGTAGCTCTGATCCTTAATCTGCCCGCGTCCTCAGGACCACGGCTTGTTTTGTCGCCAAACTGTGTCCGGTAGTCGGCCACGGTCATTAACAGCTTGAAGCCCCCCTCCAGTTGCAGCTCAATCAGATCGTTGTCCTTGGCCTCGATGGTTATCTCGGGTGCCTCTGCACCACGGATAGGTGCATGCAGGTCGAATGCTGCTAGCGTTCGCGGAGTTCCTATGATTTTTTGCAATTCTGGCGAGGGGAGCGAAGTTTGGTTTGAATTTCTCTTGCCTTCGATGATCAGAGTAACGGTTGCGTGTAATTCGTCCATCATCTCCTCCTATTAAAATAAAAAGTGATGCCTTTCCAAAAACTAAAAAAGCCGCTCAATCAGCTTAAACGCTGATCCAAGCGGCTTTCATATATTATATGGCATTACTCCAGGAATACATTTGATCCCTCCAGAAGCCGTGCAACACACAACTTTAGTTGCCCGCTTGCCTTTAATGAGAACAATGGACGCAAAACATAAAAATATCGCTATCTTATCGCACACATACATCGCTAATGTCAATTATTCTAAGGCCGGTTTGCTTTTAATGTCATGCTCAATGCTGATAAGTGGGTGCAGTCTTTAAATTAGGAAAGATCGAACAGTATTGAAAATCATGTTGATTATCTTGTCGCACCGCAACCGACCTCATATTTTCTCGTTCAATCCAGACGAAACAATGAAGGAATGCATGTCAAACGACTGGCAAAACCATAAGAAATCTGTTATGTTCTGCGAGTTGAAACTTAATCCGTTACCAAACTCAAATCCAGGATTTTCCAATAAAGTGCTGACGCCTAATCTGCCGTGATTCCATAACCGAATGGCACCAAGGAACCGGAAATTATGAGCAACGAAGCCGATACCTGCCGCAAATACGTGCTCCCCAAACTGATTGACTCCGGTTGGGACAATGAGCCGCATCGGTTCAACGAGCAGGTGACCTTCACCGATGGCCGGATCGTGCTGGCCGGGAACAAGGTGAGGAGGCGTCCACAAAAGCGAGCCGACTATCTGCTCCGCTATACCCGCGATTACCTGCTCGCGGTGGTGGAAGCCAAGCCCGAGTACAAGTGCGCCGGCGACGGCCTGCAGCAGGCCAAGGAATATGCCGAGATCCTTGGGCTCAAGTTTGCCTATGCCACCAACGGCAAGGAGATCATCGAATTCGACTATCTCACCGGCCTGGAACGGCAGATTGGCTCCTTTCCCAATCCTGATGAACTCTGGCAGCGCCTTCAGATTGCCCAGGCCGTCACCCCCGAGGCAGCCAAGAGTCTCCTCTCTCCCTATTATCATCACAGTGGCAAGAGCCCCCGCTACTATCAGGAAATTGCTATCAACCGGGCCGTGCAGTCTATCCTGCAAGGGAAGAAACGGATTCTCCTCACCATGGCGACCGGCACCGGCAAGACCGTGGTCGCTTTCCAGATCTGCTGGAAACTCTGGAGCGCCCGGTGGAACGTCACCGGCGAGCACCGGCGCCCGAAGATCCTTTACCTGGCCGACCGGAACATCCTGGTGGACGACCCCAAGGACAAGATCTTCGCCCCTTTTGGCGACGCCCGCTGGAAGATCGAGAATGGTGAGGCCAACAAGAGCCGGGAGATGTACTTTGCCATCTATCAGTCCCTGGCCAAGGACGAAAACCGGCCAGGACTCTACAAGGAGTACAAGCCGGACTTCTTCGACCTGATCATCGTCGATGAATGTCACCGGGGAAGCGCCAGAGATGATAGCAACTGGCGAGAGATTCTGAACTACTTCACCCCGGCCTTCCAGATCGGCATGACCGCCACCCCGTTGCGTGAAGACAACCGGGATACCTACCTCTATTTCGGCAATCCGATCTATCAATACAGCTTGCGCCAAGGGATCGACGACGGCTTTCTCGCTCCTTACCGGGTCCACCGGGTCATCACCGACTATGATGCAGCCGGGTGGCGCCCCAGCAAGGGGGACCTTGACCGATACGGCCGGGAGATTCCTGACGATGAGTACCAGACCAAGGACTTCGAGCGTGTTGTCGCTCTGAAGGCCCGCACCGAGGCCATTGCTCGCCACCTCTCTGACTTCCTGTCGAAGAGCGATCGTTTTGCCAAGACCATCGTGTTCTGTGTGGACCAGGAACATGCCGACGAAATGCGCCGGGCTCTCGGTAATCTCAACAAGGATCTGGTAAGCCGATACCCGGATTACGTCTGCCGGGTGACATCCATTGAAGGGGACATCGGCCGTGGCCACCTGGGGAGGTTCCAGGAGCTGGAAACCGAGACCCCGGTTATCCTCACCACTTCGCAGATGCTGACCACCGGCGTCGATGCTCCCACCTGCAAAAACATCGCCTTGGCTCGGGTGATCGGCACCATGTCCGAATTCAAGCAGATCATCGGCCGGGGGACTCGGGTCAGGGATGATTACGGCAAGCTGTGGTTCAGTATCCTTGACTACACCGGCAGCGCCACCCGGCTCTTCGCAGACCCCGACTTCGACGGTGATCCGGCTTTGGTCAGTGAGGAGAAGATCGACGAAGCCGGCATCACCTATGAGACAACGGTCACGGAAGAGGCGCCGGTCGTGGAAGATGGCGGCGTCCAAGATGAATACGGACCGACCGGGGTTGTCATTGACGATGGCGAGCGGGAGCGGCGCAAGTACTACTACGAGGGCGGCCAAGTGGAGATCGCTGCTCATCTGGTCTACGAACTCGATGCGGACGGCAAACAATTGCGGGTTGTCAAGTACAGCGACTATGCCGCCGACAAGGTGCGCACCCTCTTCCCCGGCGCCATCCGGATGCGGGAGCAGTGGGCCAACCCGAAAGAGCGAGCCGAGGTGATCCGTCAGCTTGAGGAACGCGGAATCAACTTCAATGAACTGGCTGACGCAGTTGGACAACCAGAGGCCGACCCCTTCGACCTTCTTTGCCATCTTGCCTTCAATGCACCGCTCCGCACCCGTCGTGAGCGGGCCGAACGCCTGAAGCGAGACAGGAAAGACTTCTTCGATCACTATAGCCCGGAGGCTCAATCTATTCTTGAAGAACTTCTGGAGAAATATGCCCAGCATGGTACTGCGCAATTTGTTGTGCCGGATATCCTGAAGGTGCCGCCTATTTCTGAGCGTGGGAACGTGATAGAGATTGTCGGGTATTTCGGCGGGGCGGAGATGATGCGAGAAGCGGTGAATGAACTGCAAACTCTGCTCTACTCAGGTTTTTAATACGAGAGCTGTGGTATTGTGATCTGTTTCGTAGCTCCCGTGCTCTAAAATGGGATACCTGCATTGAAGTACAAGTTATTTTTAATGGTCACATGCTAATTATCCTATTTGGGAAGATCACCGTTTCATGCGCGCGCGTTCACATAGTAAAACCGGGAAACGTGGTAGACAATGGGGCCATGCCTGAGGCATAGGGGGACTCCTTAAGATTCAAACCCGAACCATGTAGTGAGATTTAGATATGCCATTGCCGAAAACAGAACGCCTAGGAGTATCAGCCTTAGACCATTTCTTCTCAGAACAAGGTTGGCTTTTCCGGGAGCAACCGACACACGACTATGGGATCGACGCACACGTTGAGATCGTGGAGAATGAACGCCCCACTGGAAAACTGATTGCTCTACAAATCAAGAGCGGCGCCAGTTTCTTTAAAGAGGAGACAGACGACTCGTACATTTTCAGGACGGACGATAAGCATGTGGCATATTGGGTCGGACATTCAATGCCTGTAGTGCTTGTCATCTACAACACTCAAACTAAAACAGCTCATTGGCAACACGTAAGCAGAGAAAATGTCGAGAGCACCGGGAAATACTGGAAGATTGAAATTCCTAAAGATAACACGCTTGCAAATGCAAAGCATACATTAGACGCTTTTGAGTCGCTAACCCAGCCCGAAAAGTACATTCGTCCGACGGAAGAATCCGAACCGGAAACGCCGGAGC of Geobacter sp. contains these proteins:
- a CDS encoding CHAT domain-containing protein, which codes for MMDELHATVTLIIEGKRNSNQTSLPSPELQKIIGTPRTLAAFDLHAPIRGAEAPEITIEAKDNDLIELQLEGGFKLLMTVADYRTQFGDKTSRGPEDAGRLRIRATLPGKSRDRGIFQWIVKGLQVIGIDLVEMAAEKLADYIDTKKGLNGLYTCPLSSGDFKLEPAPSFPAGDAPLLVFIHGTMSSTEGSFGGLWTDQQDVRKRLNQQYPRCCYAFEHKTFTESPITNALALANALPIGARLHLVSHSRGGMIGELLCRASRIDAKGESLLPFEDADFDILSTSNQRISLNDLRQLADVLKKKQLNVERFVRVACPARGTTLASGRLDRYLSVLNMGLSSLTVLEWVSDITWFVAAVAKERTDPTVMPGLEAMMPGSATVRLLNRPGVVVASDLRVIAGDYDGDGILGTVADWAMEGFYGCENDVVVNTPSMYGGAIRNNKKQEPCGWFFYTQGAQVYHFSYFKQPITAAQLANGLLQDDARGAGFKPLAQAPHKDDSIARGIAIDFISEGFGDPLVRKDLSIGGKMPILVLVPGIMGTHLKVGKNRIWLDFSEIAGGEFSKLTEDASGVDTDGVMKMSYKKLGDFLSSSHEVLYFPYDWRRSLREKGKEFATYMDQVLNIARTNNRPVRIMAHSMGGLLVRMGAVLSSAKWEGNGWWERFKAVTGNRLVMAGTPNNGSWTVPYVLTGRDSIIGMLKTIDLHHNEREILKIASGFEGFLEMLPKPGEVNCFNSDCWEMWQKADGNGWPVPDKATLAKCRENREMLDEFDFDLNKDVVRYVAGCSDSTPSNLTITNGKLIFDSSPLGDGRVLWDTGIPSGVKVWYVDAKHGDLLNYDKAFKGLGEIIGMGETTLLPATRPTQRAESAKAGVMADVMIPYYPDQTMLLQAAMGGELIPLRQRGPQTVVKGFRVTVCHGDLAAAKYPVAVGHYVGDSINGGEAVLDRRLAGLLSRRHKLGVYPGPEGTCEVFIQESNNKTFAALVIGLGQVGDLTPAQLSSGFARALLEFATTPTARKTTTGKLEGFAVSTILIGSGAGWGMGVRDSVRALIEGACRANTMLTDLDGDPVYLRELEFLEVYEDRSLQALRAVREFASLGVLGNIDFDTMLRQGVGGRCRAMCENGNDWWQRVKVDINDDDEMKFTTLTGLARIEERVQPTQRALVDRLVEQSVTQTTVSQDAMVAIYNLITPNALKERAPDQGNTLMMLDEQAAGYPWEMMHVGERGKKIPLALRSGLVRQLSLKEFRHRPARTYQLRALVIADPLLPNNSSLPQLPGANQEGRTVASILDKHSYKVRSQIGTTPLDIVSDLFADDYRILHLAGHGIYNYPITRNQTNCPLTNQNQPDCWKKTRYVTGMVLDWPQSGASQNKEPVFLTAVEVEQMAVVPELVFINCCFLGKVEKTNENRNLFAASLAVQFISMGVRAVVAAGWAVDDVAANAFADKFYTSMLEGSSFGEAVTAARNVANEAAGEDNNTWAAYQCYGDPAYRLNGADSAPGSKFYLSPREVLCDLWAIRDKKQNDFGELLNSETLRQELEQMARMIPHEWMVNNGDVRNALGDAYSALGNFGTAIEHYKAAARCNDGQCSIRALEQLFNLNVRSTAKQICTTQEDHRKKIADIDEAVAAFKAMLSLIGESKERCSLIGSAYKRLIEPKTKLGEDPIADGTVQSMIDWYGKALDLDPLDSYAALNWAMGLAAHHINGIDVDETNLVATVEQARKIGMEENEHNPNFWSAIHVIDADFFLLLLEDLSDRKAQKRIDEIIVSYKEQFALNGNANTIDSVKSQFDFYLLFAKDSHVVRMLKKVKSSLQVNQ